One Synechocystis sp. LKSZ1 genomic window, TGAAGTCCTTTCCGTGGGAGATGAAAGCTTTAAGCATAAATGCCAGGCGCGGATGGATAGGCTCTGGAACCATGACACCACAATTCTGGTAGTATCACATGGGCTGGAATTCATTAAAGAATCTTGTCAACGAGCCATTTGGCTAGACCGCGGTCGGATTCGCTTCTCAGGCCCAGCGGAAGACACGATCCACCATTACCTAGAGGCGGTTCGGCAAAAGGAAACCGTCGGTACTTAAAACCATAGTTGAGGAACCCATGAAAATTTTAATCACCGGAGGAGCGGGTTACATCGGCTCGGTCTTAACCCCGATCCTGCTAGCGGCAGGCTATGAAGTCACGGTTGTTGATAGCTTTATATTTCGGCAAAATAGCCTGGCGGAATGCTGTCATTACGATACGTTTGAAGTGGTTCGGGGGGACTGTCGTGATCAGGCCTTAATCAAGGATTTACTCAAAGATGCGGATGCGATTATCCCCCTGGCGGCCCTGGTGGGGGCCCCCCTCTGCGCTCGTGATCAGGTTGGAACCCAGACGATCAACCAAGATGCAGTGGAAATGATCTGTCGCCTGGCTAGTCCCCAGCAACGAATTTTGATGCCCGTGACCAATAGCGGCTATGGCATTGGAGAGGCGGGTAAATTTTGTACGGAAGAAAGTCCTCTACGGCCCATTTCCCTCTATGGTGTGACCAAGGTAGCGGCGGAAAAAGCGGTTTTAGAACGAGAAAATAGCATCACCTTCCGCCTGGCAACGGTCTTTGGCATGGCTCCCCGTATGCGCACCGATCTGTTGGTGAATGACTTTGTTTATCGGGCCTTTTATGACCGTGCTGTGGTGATTTTTGAGGGTCACTTTAAGCGCAACTACATCCATATCCGGGATGTGGCCAAGGTCTTTTTGCATGGATTGGAAAATTTCGAGGCCATGAAGGGCAAAGCTTATAATGTGGGTTTAGAGGATGCCAACCTGTCTAAGCTAGAGCTTTGTGCCAAGATTAAGGAACATTTGCCCAATTTTGTTTACCTAGAGGCCCCCATCGGCGAAGACCCCGATAAACGGGACTACATTGTCTCCAACCAGCGGATCCTGAGCACTGGGTTTACCCCGGATTGGTCGTTGGATCGGGGCATTAAGGAACTGATCAAGGGCTATACGATCCTCCGCAATAGCATTTATTCCAACGTCTAGGCCGGGCGGTCGAGGATTTCGTTAAGGGCCGTAAACAAAATGCTTCGGCCCCCGGTCGCCTCGGTACACTTGGGGGAGTTCCTTTCCATGGACGTTCTGAGTG contains:
- a CDS encoding NAD(P)-dependent oxidoreductase: MKILITGGAGYIGSVLTPILLAAGYEVTVVDSFIFRQNSLAECCHYDTFEVVRGDCRDQALIKDLLKDADAIIPLAALVGAPLCARDQVGTQTINQDAVEMICRLASPQQRILMPVTNSGYGIGEAGKFCTEESPLRPISLYGVTKVAAEKAVLERENSITFRLATVFGMAPRMRTDLLVNDFVYRAFYDRAVVIFEGHFKRNYIHIRDVAKVFLHGLENFEAMKGKAYNVGLEDANLSKLELCAKIKEHLPNFVYLEAPIGEDPDKRDYIVSNQRILSTGFTPDWSLDRGIKELIKGYTILRNSIYSNV